A region of the Microcystis aeruginosa FD4 genome:
ACTCCTTATATTACCTTACGTCTCCTTGAAGTGCGTTCGAGAAAGATTTGGCATTCCTATCTGACTTCAGTGCTTGACCCCAATATTTTACCTCCCTACGTTGTCGCTGATTTGTATCGACGGCGTTGGCGAATCGAGTCCGCATTTAACACGGTGAAACGACTGCTGGGGCTAAGTTATTTGTGGACTGGTTCTCTTAATGGAATTAAGTGGCAGATTTGGGGTACTTGGCTATTTTATGCGGTTTTAGTAGATTTAGGTGATGCTGTCGCTGACGAACTTTCTTTACCCTTTGACCGTATTTCTTTAGAAATGATTTATCGCGGTCTGTATCATTTTTAGGTGGCGCACCAAAAAGGCTTGGCTTCTGACCCCGTGAAGTATTTTGCCGCACCGGAGAATCGAGATTTAGGTATTGTTAAACAGCAGCGAAAACCCAATGTCAAACTTATTGTCGCCCCTTTTCCTGACCGACAACGAAGTTCGTCTGAATTCTTCTTCCAACCTTTTTCCCAAACCCCCTTGACAACTGGCATCCAGGCTTAACTTGTCACCAATGGGGCGACATCGAGTTCCTACGGGTTTGATCGCTACTGGCGGAATCTACGAACTTTTACCCTTCATGATCCTGTGGATTACAAAATTCGCGATCTGGGCAATTGGATTGTCAATGAAAAATTCCCAGAACCGAATTTTTATTCTTAATATAGCGGTATTCGCTTGAGTGAGATACAGGCAAAGTCTTGCCTAGACTGACTTATAGCTGGTTGCAGTATACCTCATTCGACTGCATACCGCTATATTAAAAGAGATGGAAATTTAGAATCCAATCAAGGAAAGTTTACTTTATTCTCTTTTCCCATACCAATAGGAACTACTGGACAAGTAGCGGCTAAATTAAGAGATATTGTGGCTGAAATTGTCAGCATTGCTCAAAGTTATCAATGTCCGATTGCTTGTGAGAATTTAGATTTTAGTAAAAAGAAAGCCTCGATACGCCATTGCTCAAAAGGCTACAATCGGATGCTGAGTGGGTTTATTTATGACAAATTCCGCGCCTTTTTGGTAGCCAGAGCCGAAAAGTACGGCATTGAAGTGGCTTTTAAAAATCCTTTTGCCACTAGCACCATCGGCAGGATTAAATAGGGTCTGCTGAAAAAGTTTTTCGGTGGGGGTAGGGTGTGGGGTGTGGGGTGTGGGGTGTAGGGTTTTACCGATTTTCAGGTGGTCAACTACCTAATTTTCAGGGAAAAAGTACCTCAATTTTCCCCCTGATCACTCCCATGCCTGGTACTTTTTGATTGACAAAAAGTCTAAAAGTCTTACCCAACAAGGTTTTTAGATTTATTCAGCATATCCTAAATATATGCCCAAATATGGTCTAAATTCGGCTTCTGCCGCAGCTATGGTCATAGCCCGAAGAGCATTAGGGTTTATTGAACGAATACCCCGTTCTTATTGGTCAGTTTTGGGGGTAGTCTCACCAGAGGATGGGGCTACCTCTAATTGGGGTCTATGGGGTAAAATCTGTAAGCTTTTAAGCGGACAGAAAATTTCTAGACACCAAATGTTTACACAAGCAAACGTCCTTGAGGTATTGCGTGATGCAGTTTCCCGAAGCGGAAAGACTAAAAATAAGTCTCGAAGGGGAAGGAAGGTCAAATCCACTTCTTGATCAGTAGCTTCTGTAGATAGTCCATCAACTAGGGAGTCACCGATGCCCCAATCCTGTTAATCTTATAATATTTTATAAGATTTTAATAGGTTTTTAGAAGGTGGAGACTAATCTTGAAAGTTATACATCTCAACACTAATGATCTCGAAGGAGGGGCGGCACAAGCAAGTTATCGCTTACATACAGGTTTGCGGGGAATCGGTATAGATTCTCAAATGCTGGTTCAAAGGAAAATCAGCGATGTTCCAACAGTAATTGCTCCTGCGACTAAAATAGAAAAAGCAGTCAGTCAAACACGACCGAGCTTAGATTTACTTCCTGTTCTTTTATACTCTAATCGCCAACGGACTCCTTATTCTATCCAATGGCTTCCCGATCGCCTTGTTTCTAGAGTAGCCCAAATTAGTCCAGATATTATTAACTTACACTGGATTAATGCGGGATTCTTACAAATTGAAACCTTAGCCAAATTTAAGCAACCTCTTGTTTGGACGGCTCACGATATGTGGCCTTTTACTGGTGGTTGTCACTATAGTGGAGAATGTAATAAATATACTCAGTCCTGTGGTCATTGTCCCCAATTAAAAAGTCAGCAAGATGGGGATATTTCTCGTTGGGTTTGGTGGCGAAAAGCCAAAGCTTGGAAAAATCTCAATCTGACTATTGTTACCCCCAGTCAATGGTTAGCATATTGTGCTAGAAATAGTTCTCTATTTCAGGATTTACGGATAAAAGTAATTGCCAATGGTTTAGACATTCAAAGGTATAAACCAATCGAGAAAAATACTGCTCGCCATCTCTTAGGATTACCCCAAGATAAACAGCTTATTCTCTTTGGTGCTATGACAGCAACAAGCGATAACCGAAAAGGATTTCATCTACTGCTGCCTGCTATAAAAAAACTCAGCCAATGGGAAATATGGCAGCATAAATTAGAGTTAGTGGTCTTCGGAGCCTCTGAACCAGTTAATCCGCCTGATTTTGGCTTGAAAACTCATTATTTAGGCAGATTAAATGATGATATTTCCCTAGCTTTAGTCTATGCCGCCGCCGATATTTTTGTCGCTCCCTCAATTGAGGATAATCTTCCCAATACAGTCATGGAAGCTCTCGCTTGTGCCACTCCCTCTGTTGCTTTTAAAATTGGTGGAATGCCTGATATGATTGAACATCAACAAAATGGTTATCTGGCTCACCCCTTCGAGGTGGAAGACTTGGCACGGGGAATTAATTGGGTATTAGAAGATACAGAAAGGTATAACCAACTGTGCATTCGGGCAAGAGAAAAAGTAGAACAAGAATTTACTCTTGAGATTCAAGCATCTAAGTATTTAAAGCTGTATAATGAAATATTGTAATATAAGCAACCTAGAAAAATTGCCTCTCTTTTCAATAACAGAAGCCTAAAAGCGCATAAATTCTTCGATCATTCTCAATAAGCTTGATTCATTACTTAATTCAAAAAATGGAGGTTATTAAACCGTGAAATCAATAGAAACCTTAGAAATTCCTGTAATTATTGCCTATTTTGGTGGGAAGCCAAATTATTTAAAGTTTGCCTTGAAATCAGCGGCAAACTTTAATAATACAGTTGTGCTTATAGGAGATGACACCAATAAAAGCTTTTGGAGAAATCACTGAAATACAACTTTAGTACGGTTTGATAAATATGAAAATTTTCAGAAATGCTATGTTCATATGTCAACTAATTCTCAAAAATTTGAAATTGCTTGTTTTAGAAGATTTTTTTGTTTGGAGAAATGGATGAAAGAAAAAAATGAAAAAAAATATTTTTGTTAGATGGCGATATTGTGACTTTTGCAGATTACTCAGAGCAAGTTTATTCAAATTTTAGTAATGATTATATAGCTGCTTTAATGACAACCAAAAATCAAGATAATTCTAGATGGGTATCTTCTCCTCATTTTTCATATTGGACGCTTGAGGCATTGGAGGATTTTACGAATTTTTGTATTGAGGCATACAGCAATAAAAATATACTAGATAAACTTGAAGAAAAATATCAAGGGCATATTGAAAACAATAAGCCTGGAGGAATATGCGACATGACCCTATTATATCTATGGTCTAAAGACAATCCCAAAGTAGCTAATCCTACTAGAGTAATGAATAATATGACTCTAGATATCAATATTAATTCATCAACTAACTACTTAGAGGATGAATAATAAATGCAATTTGGTTTAAAAAAACTTATATTCAATCCTTATGGATATAATAAAAATTTAAATAAGGAGATAAAATTTTTGTGCATTCATTGTCAGGGAGGGGCTAAAGGCGTGATGAGATTTCTGTATTATAAACAATTAAGAGATTTTTATTATATTGGAAACCTTGTTCGAGTAACTAAAGGAAAAATGAAGCTCTTAATCAAAAAGATTATAAGTAATAAATGAAAATAATAAAATTTGGAAGGATGTTGCAAATGGATGGTATTTTCTTTAAACCAGATTAGATTTTTAATATGGTAAAACATGAGCAAAGTTATTTGTTGATATCCCTCAAATAGTGCTACACTATGTACACAATGCGTACACAACGAGAGAGACATCCAAAAAAATCTATACCCCAGTCCTAGCAATGATATTCCTACTTGGTAATGCGATTTCTTATCCTTTTAGCTAAACAGCAACATTGCTCCTATGAAATTATCCTCCATTCCGACAAAACAGTACATCGAGCAACGAGAAGAAGAATATTGGCTCGAAGGAACTCGTATCTCCCTTGATTCAGTTGTCTATTCTTTCTTGAACGGAGAATCCCCCGAAAGCATTGCCCAAAATTTCCCACTCCTTTCCCTCGGACAGGTTTATGGTGCGCTCGCTTTCTATCTGGCCAATCGAGAGCTTGTCGACGCCTATCTGAAAAAAGGTGAAGCCGAGTTTCAGCGACTACAACAGTCTTGTAGAGAAAGGAGTCCTTTGCTGTACCAAAAATTGAAGGCAGCTCAAGCCGATAACATATGTTTAAAAAATCTAATTTCCTAGAAGAAGGCTATAATCACCATAGTATTTTGCCCCATCTCAATTCTAGCCAGTAGATTATTTTCCCCAGTGCCAGAGGAAAAAGCCCCATAAGTCTCATCACCAGCGTGACTCCGATGACTTCAACTATTGCCCCTTCTCCACTTTCACTGCCCACCCAAGATGAATTGCCCTGTGATGACGGCGTTCCCATGGAAACCCAACGACATAAACTCCAGATGGATATCCTCATGGACACCTTGTTACCCTGGTTAGCTGCTAGGGAAGATGGCTATGTAGGCGGCAATATGTTCGTTTATTTCAGTGCCGCACAGTTAAAAAGCGAGGAATTTCGCGGTCCCGATTTTTTTGCTGTCCTGGGGGTTCCCAAAGCGGAAAGAAAAAGTTGGGTGGTTTGGGAAGAAGGGAAAGCTCCCGACGTGGTTATCGAACTCCTTTCCGAAAGTACCGCTCCACAGGATAAAACTGAAAAGAAAGCCATCTATCAAGACCGTTTGCGAGTGCCAGAATATTTCTGGTACGATCCCTTTAATCCTGAAGACTGGGCGGGTTTTATCCTCAGAGACGGCAACTACGAGCCATTATCTCTAGAGGAGGGAGAAAGATTTTTCAGTGAAAGACTAGGGTTGTCCTTGGTACGCTGGCAAGGGGAGTATAAGGGAGTCGAGGCAGTGTGGTTGCGTTGGGCGACTTTTGCTGGCGATTTACTGCCCACGGAGTCAGAGCTAACCGAACAGGAAAGAATGCGGGCCCAACAGGAGAGAATGCGGGCCCAACAGGAAAGAATGCGGGCTGAGGATTTAGAAGCATTGCTTCAACGCTATCGAGAGCGTTTTGGAGATTTGCCCGAATAAATCTAGATATTGACCTGCTAAGTAGGTGGGTGGAATTAAATATAAGATGAACGTAGGTTGGGTTGAAGTATGAAACCCAACGCCCGCATGGGTTACGCTACCGCTAACCCATCCTACAAATAATTGTGCCTCCCTACTTAGTAACCAATCATCCCTTTAAATTAATTAAGGACTGGAGGATTGTTGATAATAACTCTCCAGAAAGCTAATAGGATAGGAATATGAAGCATGGACAACCAATAACCTTAGAAAACTCTTGTTTTCTTTCTGGGAGGAAACTGGTTAAAATTTTCTTGACAAGAAGTTGAACATCGGGTACAATGCAACGAAGCTAATTCTTAGATCGGGTCTTGAACCACTTGGCTAGTTACATTGCCTATTATAAATAACAGGCAGCCTTAAGAGAATTTTACCAAGAGTTAATGAAAGGCAAACAGCTAGTAACAGTTTGATAAAGGATACCAGTTTCGAGTTGGCGTTGACGATAAAACAGGGCAGTAAATATTAGTCGTGTAAAGGTTGACAATGTTAAAAAAATTACTTAACCGTATGCAAACCGAACAGGGGAGAAAAAATATTAAATTTGCCCTAGCCAGAAAAATATTCAATCCCCTCTTAAGAAATATTGGCTACACCCTAATTACTGACCATTTCTATCAGCCGATACCCAACCGTCAGGAAATTATGACATACGCGGGCAAAGAAAGGCCTCTTAGCTCAATTGAATGGCATCTAGACAAGCAAACTGAACTGGTTAAGTATTTACTGGAAAAATATGGTTTGGAATTTAACAATAAAGAAATTTTTTCAGCGTTTGGTTATTCTGAAGATAGTTCTGGCCTTATTAGTGGCGATGCAGAAGTCCTCTATGCTATGGTCAGAGAAAGGAAACCCTCTCAGGTAATTGAAATTGGGTCGGGTGGTAGCACTAAAATTATCGCCGCAGCTTTAAGAATGAATTTTAGAGAAAATTCCCAAAAATCACAACTGATCTCGATCGAGCCTTATCCTCAAGATTTTTTAAAGGACTTTGCTAATGTTAGTAAAGATTTTCTAGAATTTAGTTTGCTTACCCAGAAAGTAGAAGCCGTAGATTTGTCTGTTTTTGAATCCCTGCAAACCAATGATATTCTGTTCGTTGATTCTAGTCATGTGTTTAAGTCTGGTAGTGATGTGGAGTTTGAATTTCTTCAAGTTTATCCCCGTTTACAAACAGGAGTCTTAGTTCATATTCATGATATATTTTTTCCCTATGATTATCCCATCGAATGGAATCTAAAAGAATCGAGATACTGGAATGAGCAATACTTTCTAGAAACTTTTCTACAATTTAATAAAAAGTTTCTAGTTTTGGCATCCTTATCTATGGTATCTTATTATAATAATTCCGTATTTCTTGATAATATCAATGCTTATAATGAGGAGCGATTACCCGGTTCTTTCTGGATGATTGCTTGAAAATTACTCACTATTAAAAAATTATGACAACAATTAATCTTAATCATAACTTTTCCACGACTCGTCTGATGACTATGGAGATGCCAGTTATTGTTAACGATCCTTCTGCAAAAGTGCAATCTCATTTATTTTCGCCACCTAATCCAGAACGCAAGGGAGAAGGAGGATTAAGAACAAAGGGATATTTCAAGCAGTCCTACAGGGAGACAAGTGAGGTATCGGAAAAATTTGCAGTTCCTTTGGTTACTATTATAACGGTAGTTTTTAATGGAGAAAAGCACTTAGAGCAGACAATTCAGAGTGTTATTAGCCAGACTTACGATAATGTTGAGTATATTCTCATAGATGGCGGTTCTACGGATGGTACGGTTGATATTATTCGTAAGTATGAAGATAAGATTGATTATTGGGTGAGTGAACCAGATGCAGGAATTTCTGACGCTATGAATAAAGGGATAAGTTTAGCAACAGGAATTCTAATTAATCACTTACATGCAGGGGATAAATTTGCTGCTGACACAACCCTGTCGTCAGTGGTTTCATCTTATAATTCAGAAGGCTGGCGATGGTGTTTCGGTAATCAACTACTGAGAAGTCCTACAGACGATGCTATAGTGGGTTGCTTCTGTCCTCCTAAATTTAGTCAAAAACTACTTCACATAGTAAATACAATTCCCCATCCAACTGTTTTTTCTGAACGAGCTTTGATAGAAGAAGTAAATGGGTTTGACAATAATTATAAATGTGCTATGGATTACCATCTTTGGCTCAGGTTCACTCAATTATCAAAACCCAAACAATTTGATTATGCCACTGCTGAATTTTTACTGGGGGGTCGCTCCTCAGATATAAAATTAGCATTGAAGGAGGAGTTTAGAGCTAGAAAGGAAGTTTTAAGGCAGTCAAAACTAGAATTATTACTCTCTTTGGCAGTAGTAATAATGCGATATATTAAGCGACAACTGCGAATCACTACATTTGTCAAAAATAGTCCGGCATAATGGCAGTGAAGATAGATAATAAAAGTTGGGAGTAAATACCATATATGAAAATCGCTTATATTATTCCTCGTCTCAAAGATAGTGGTTTAACGAGAATACCCCTGTGGCTGTCTAATAGTTTTTATCCTGAGCTTGAGGTGAAGGTATTCTACTTCAGTGAAACTAATTCTCAAGAAAAATGCCTCAGCTTTAATGCTCCTGTTCAAAAAATAAGTTTCAACGGCTTTTGTCAAGAATTAAAAGATTACGATATAGTCCACTCCCATGGATTAAAACCCGATCTGTACCTTGCTATTAATTACCATAAGATTAAAGGCATAAAGATTACAACCATTCATGGCTATCACGTCGATGAACTTAGATACGAAAAAGACTCTCTACTAGGTTATATATGGGGAAATTTATGGAACCTAGCTTGCCGAAAATTAGATTTAGCAGTTTGCATAAGTCAGACAATGGAAAGATACTATCAAGGACTTGGCTATAAAAATACCACTGTAATTTACAATGGAATAAAAAAAATATATGACAGTAGAAAGACAATCAAAGGCAGTGATATAAAAACTGGAGATAAAATTGTCATAGGTACAGTTTCTATCCTAAATAAAAGAAAAGGAGTAGAGCAAATTATCCAAGTATTACAGAAAAATACCCTCTACCATCTCATGGCAATAGGGGGAACATCTCAAGACATTAATCGATTGCAACTCTTGGCAGAAAAACTAGGAGTTGATCAAAGATGTGTTTTTACAGGCTATCGAGAAAATCCCTGGGAAACCGCGATTAATATTGACGTTTTTGTTTTTCCATCTCGCTCGGAAGGATTTGGTTTAGCTCTAGTGGAAGCCGCTAATTTAGAAATTCCGATTATCTGTTCTGATATTCCGACATTTAGGGAAATTTTTGGAGAAAATGAAGTAACTTTTTTTCAGCTTGATGATATAGACGACTTGAACAACAAAATACTTATGCTAGATGAAATTAAAGACAAAGTTTCTCTGGCTAAGTTAAAAGCCGAAAAACTTTTTTCTTTGGAAAGTATGTGTGACAATTACTATCAGGAGTACAAAAATTTAATTGATGCTAATTAGCAACTATGAACTATAACCATATATGAAAATAAAAGGAGGCTCTATTGAGATGATTGGGATTTGTAATTTATGCGGTTCTGTGGTGGTTCGGATACATCTAGGATATTTTGGTACTCGTTGTTTAAACTGTAGATATACTAAAATTAATAGAGCAGTTGGTTTGACAATTGAATCTCTAAATTTTTCAACCAGTACCTCTGTTTACGAGTTGTCTTCTCGCGGAGCTTTGTATAAATTCTTAAAAGGTAAATTTAAAAATTTATACTTTTCTGAATACTTTGATGATGTACCTCTAGGGTTGATGAAGAAATCTGTTGTCTGTCAAGACGTTCAAAATCTTCTTCTCAACGACGAATCTTTTGATTTAGTGACTTCCACCGAAGTTTTTGAGCATGTTCCTGATGACAGCAAGGGGTTTTCTGAAATTTACAGAGTCCTAAAAAAAGATGGATACTTTATCTTTACCGTGCCTTTATTAGATAACCCGAAGACAGTTGAAAGATGTTTCTTACAGCCTGATGGGACTATCATACATCAACTTGAGCCTGAGTATCATGGCGACCAAATTCGTGGACAGGGAAGAGTTCTTGCCTTCAGAAATTACGGATTGGATATAACTAAACGGTTAGAAAGTTGTGGTTTTCATGCTGAAATACGTCTAGTAAACTCGATGCGCAATGTAATTGAAAAGCAGAAGGTTATTATAGCCCAAAAAATATAGTTCTACGACTGTCACTAAAAAATCAGCTGGAGATGAGAATAAAATGTTAATTTCCTACAAATACAACTTTCTTTTTATCCATAATCCCAAAGTAGCGGGGTCGTCTTTGGAGAAATCCCTGAGAAAAACTATCTTAAATGACTGGGAATATTTTAACTATAAAATTGATTGGGTATTAGGGAGAATTAACTTTCGTTTGGGGAATAAAGTTAATCTTCGCAATTACCTTTATTCTGACCCTATGGGTTGGGTTTATGATTCTTTTAAATTTCCTCAAGGCTATTTGAATCCTCACGCTTCAGCCCTAGATGTTAAAAACCTAATTGGTCAAGATAAATATAATGAACTTTTCAAATTTGCCTTTGTCAGAAACCCTTGGGATTTAG
Encoded here:
- a CDS encoding glycosyltransferase family 4 protein, whose amino-acid sequence is MKVIHLNTNDLEGGAAQASYRLHTGLRGIGIDSQMLVQRKISDVPTVIAPATKIEKAVSQTRPSLDLLPVLLYSNRQRTPYSIQWLPDRLVSRVAQISPDIINLHWINAGFLQIETLAKFKQPLVWTAHDMWPFTGGCHYSGECNKYTQSCGHCPQLKSQQDGDISRWVWWRKAKAWKNLNLTIVTPSQWLAYCARNSSLFQDLRIKVIANGLDIQRYKPIEKNTARHLLGLPQDKQLILFGAMTATSDNRKGFHLLLPAIKKLSQWEIWQHKLELVVFGASEPVNPPDFGLKTHYLGRLNDDISLALVYAAADIFVAPSIEDNLPNTVMEALACATPSVAFKIGGMPDMIEHQQNGYLAHPFEVEDLARGINWVLEDTERYNQLCIRAREKVEQEFTLEIQASKYLKLYNEIL
- a CDS encoding DUF433 domain-containing protein codes for the protein MKLSSIPTKQYIEQREEEYWLEGTRISLDSVVYSFLNGESPESIAQNFPLLSLGQVYGALAFYLANRELVDAYLKKGEAEFQRLQQSCRERSPLLYQKLKAAQADNICLKNLIS
- a CDS encoding Uma2 family endonuclease yields the protein MTSTIAPSPLSLPTQDELPCDDGVPMETQRHKLQMDILMDTLLPWLAAREDGYVGGNMFVYFSAAQLKSEEFRGPDFFAVLGVPKAERKSWVVWEEGKAPDVVIELLSESTAPQDKTEKKAIYQDRLRVPEYFWYDPFNPEDWAGFILRDGNYEPLSLEEGERFFSERLGLSLVRWQGEYKGVEAVWLRWATFAGDLLPTESELTEQERMRAQQERMRAQQERMRAEDLEALLQRYRERFGDLPE
- a CDS encoding class I SAM-dependent methyltransferase, producing MLKKLLNRMQTEQGRKNIKFALARKIFNPLLRNIGYTLITDHFYQPIPNRQEIMTYAGKERPLSSIEWHLDKQTELVKYLLEKYGLEFNNKEIFSAFGYSEDSSGLISGDAEVLYAMVRERKPSQVIEIGSGGSTKIIAAALRMNFRENSQKSQLISIEPYPQDFLKDFANVSKDFLEFSLLTQKVEAVDLSVFESLQTNDILFVDSSHVFKSGSDVEFEFLQVYPRLQTGVLVHIHDIFFPYDYPIEWNLKESRYWNEQYFLETFLQFNKKFLVLASLSMVSYYNNSVFLDNINAYNEERLPGSFWMIA
- a CDS encoding glycosyltransferase family 2 protein; protein product: MTTINLNHNFSTTRLMTMEMPVIVNDPSAKVQSHLFSPPNPERKGEGGLRTKGYFKQSYRETSEVSEKFAVPLVTIITVVFNGEKHLEQTIQSVISQTYDNVEYILIDGGSTDGTVDIIRKYEDKIDYWVSEPDAGISDAMNKGISLATGILINHLHAGDKFAADTTLSSVVSSYNSEGWRWCFGNQLLRSPTDDAIVGCFCPPKFSQKLLHIVNTIPHPTVFSERALIEEVNGFDNNYKCAMDYHLWLRFTQLSKPKQFDYATAEFLLGGRSSDIKLALKEEFRARKEVLRQSKLELLLSLAVVIMRYIKRQLRITTFVKNSPA
- a CDS encoding glycosyltransferase family 4 protein — translated: MKIAYIIPRLKDSGLTRIPLWLSNSFYPELEVKVFYFSETNSQEKCLSFNAPVQKISFNGFCQELKDYDIVHSHGLKPDLYLAINYHKIKGIKITTIHGYHVDELRYEKDSLLGYIWGNLWNLACRKLDLAVCISQTMERYYQGLGYKNTTVIYNGIKKIYDSRKTIKGSDIKTGDKIVIGTVSILNKRKGVEQIIQVLQKNTLYHLMAIGGTSQDINRLQLLAEKLGVDQRCVFTGYRENPWETAINIDVFVFPSRSEGFGLALVEAANLEIPIICSDIPTFREIFGENEVTFFQLDDIDDLNNKILMLDEIKDKVSLAKLKAEKLFSLESMCDNYYQEYKNLIDAN
- a CDS encoding class I SAM-dependent methyltransferase; this translates as MIGICNLCGSVVVRIHLGYFGTRCLNCRYTKINRAVGLTIESLNFSTSTSVYELSSRGALYKFLKGKFKNLYFSEYFDDVPLGLMKKSVVCQDVQNLLLNDESFDLVTSTEVFEHVPDDSKGFSEIYRVLKKDGYFIFTVPLLDNPKTVERCFLQPDGTIIHQLEPEYHGDQIRGQGRVLAFRNYGLDITKRLESCGFHAEIRLVNSMRNVIEKQKVIIAQKI